In the Oryzias latipes chromosome 9, ASM223467v1 genome, one interval contains:
- the LOC105354694 gene encoding glycine-rich cell wall structural protein translates to MLGFWKLPVAVALCGLLLATLLPSSEARRGRGGGGGFSRGGGGGGYSRGVGGGGYGRGWGGQSYRPPQSSGPSAGKIAGAAAAGAVGGAMLGSALSRPGYGGYGGYGGYGGYGGYGGGYGYPRYGGGYGPRPGYEPEGSGDFDYYSGASSSAIYNSIIVVIGSLVSLLMGPWMAVM, encoded by the coding sequence ATGTTGGGCTTCTGGAAACTTCCGGTCGCCGTTGCCCTCTGTGGGCTTCTTCTTGCCACGCTGTTGCCCAGCTCTGAGGCCCGACGCGGCCGTGGAGGTGGTGGTGGCTTCAGCCGCGGGGGAGGTGGTGGTGGCTACAGCCGAGGGGTGGGAGGAGGTGGCTACGGCCGTGGATGGGGCGGCCAGTCCTACAGGCCCCCTCAAAGCAGTGGCCCCAGTGCAGGGAAGATAGCAGGGGCCGCGGCTGCTGGAGCAGTGGGAGGAGCCATGCTTGGGTCTGCCCTCAGCCGTCCTGGGTACGGGGGTTATGGAGGATACGGAGGTTATGGGGGTTATGGAGGATATGGCGGTGGGTATGGATACCCACGGTATGGAGGCGGTTATGGCCCAAGACCGGGCTACGAGCCTGAGGGCTCTGGAGACTTTGACTACTACTCTGGAGCCTCCAGCAGCGCCATCTACAACAGCATCATCGTTGTCATCGGCTCTCTGGTGTCTCTGCTCATGGGGCCCTGGATGGCAGTCATGTGA